From a single Synechococcus sp. WH 8016 genomic region:
- a CDS encoding NAD(+) kinase: MPRVGLIVNDGKSLAVETAQTIQERLELAGHEVVRASSSGGMVGFANPDQHLRMLGYNACVPEGFDASMVLAIVLGGDGTVLSAARQTAPIGVPILTINTGHLGFLAEAYLGDLDKALEQILTERWTIEERANMVVSVMRGDQRRWEALSLNEMALHREPLTSMCHFEIAIGRHAPVDISADGVILSTPTGSTAYALSAGGPVITPDCPVLQLTPIAAHSLASRALVFSDQEPVTVFPATPERLMMVVDGSAGCYVWPEDRVLIRRSDHPVRFVRLSDHEFFQVLRNKLGWGLPHVAKPDRP; encoded by the coding sequence GTGCCCAGGGTCGGACTGATCGTGAATGACGGGAAGTCACTTGCCGTTGAGACCGCTCAAACGATTCAGGAGCGGCTGGAACTCGCCGGCCACGAGGTGGTGCGGGCCAGCAGTTCTGGAGGAATGGTGGGTTTCGCCAACCCAGACCAGCACCTGCGCATGCTCGGGTACAACGCCTGTGTGCCGGAGGGATTTGATGCCTCGATGGTGCTGGCGATTGTGTTGGGAGGCGATGGCACCGTGCTGTCAGCAGCCCGCCAAACAGCACCGATTGGGGTGCCGATTTTAACGATCAACACCGGTCATCTCGGCTTTCTTGCCGAGGCTTACCTCGGTGATCTCGACAAAGCTCTCGAGCAGATTCTCACCGAGCGCTGGACGATCGAAGAGCGCGCCAACATGGTGGTGAGTGTGATGCGTGGTGACCAAAGGCGCTGGGAAGCCCTGTCTCTCAATGAGATGGCGTTGCACCGTGAGCCACTCACCAGCATGTGTCATTTCGAAATTGCGATCGGCCGGCATGCGCCCGTGGATATCTCTGCCGATGGGGTGATCCTGTCGACGCCCACGGGATCGACGGCCTATGCCCTGAGTGCTGGCGGTCCTGTGATCACCCCCGATTGTCCGGTGTTGCAGCTCACCCCCATCGCCGCCCATTCCCTGGCTTCGAGGGCGCTGGTTTTTAGCGATCAGGAACCGGTCACGGTGTTTCCGGCCACTCCGGAGCGGCTGATGATGGTGGTGGATGGCAGTGCTGGCTGTTATGTCTGGCCTGAAGACAGGGTGTTGATCCGGCGGAGTGATCATCCCGTGCGCTTTGTGCGCCTGTCGGACCATGAGTTTTTCCAGGTGTTGCGCAACAAGTTGGGTTGGGGCTTGCCCCATGTGGCAAAGCCTGATCGTCCATGA
- a CDS encoding response regulator transcription factor: MNDQGVLLLVGAEALHLQDRLEASGYTALEWESGDGAVATAGQPPMAAIVSPGQLPQVGQLRQWFGALPILLGVSEDSIEARELCFSSGADDFWLSSSAPSDLLQRVRLHLSLQKRREELCSVIVVADLQLDVSSGLVRRGTRSIGLTERESSLMLLLFKQRGQVVSREQILREVWNDEQGLSSNVVEVYIRYLRQKLEEGGDTRLIHTIRGRGYCLNHGVPFLKSS, encoded by the coding sequence ATGAACGATCAGGGGGTGTTGTTGTTGGTTGGTGCTGAGGCCCTGCACCTCCAGGATCGCCTCGAGGCCTCCGGTTACACAGCTCTGGAGTGGGAGTCGGGGGATGGGGCCGTTGCGACGGCTGGCCAGCCGCCGATGGCTGCGATTGTGTCGCCGGGCCAGCTGCCTCAGGTGGGGCAGCTCCGCCAGTGGTTTGGAGCGCTGCCGATTTTGTTGGGTGTGAGCGAAGACAGCATTGAGGCGCGAGAGCTCTGCTTCAGTTCCGGGGCGGATGATTTCTGGTTGTCCAGCAGTGCACCGAGCGATCTCTTGCAACGGGTGCGTCTCCATCTCTCGCTTCAGAAGCGCAGGGAAGAGCTCTGCTCCGTGATCGTGGTGGCTGATTTGCAGCTTGACGTCAGCAGCGGTTTGGTGCGTCGTGGCACCCGCTCCATCGGCTTAACGGAGCGCGAATCGTCGTTGATGCTGTTGCTGTTCAAGCAGCGGGGCCAGGTGGTGAGTCGTGAGCAAATCTTGCGCGAGGTTTGGAACGATGAGCAGGGGCTGTCGAGCAATGTGGTGGAGGTGTACATCCGCTATTTGCGTCAGAAGCTCGAAGAGGGTGGAGACACCCGCTTGATTCACACCATTCGTGGCCGTGGTTATTGCCTGAACCATGGCGTTCCTTTCCTGAAGAGCTCCTGA
- a CDS encoding DUF192 domain-containing protein, with protein MDVSPPQQLPLEAQWCVRDNTCVLLEVADQPQEQRLGLMQRPALPPLRGMWFPFKPARPLRFWMLNTLAPLDMVFVHQGEVIAIEAEVLTCSALPCKSFGPMADADGVIELGAGEAKRLDLAIGDAVVIEPIAPVGPAQNLD; from the coding sequence ATGGATGTATCTCCCCCCCAGCAATTGCCCCTTGAGGCGCAATGGTGCGTTCGCGACAACACCTGTGTGCTCTTGGAAGTGGCGGATCAGCCCCAGGAGCAACGGCTGGGTTTGATGCAGCGCCCGGCCTTGCCACCCCTGAGGGGAATGTGGTTTCCGTTTAAGCCGGCACGGCCGTTGCGCTTTTGGATGCTGAACACGCTTGCGCCCCTCGACATGGTGTTTGTGCACCAAGGCGAGGTGATCGCGATCGAGGCTGAGGTGCTCACTTGTTCTGCCTTGCCCTGCAAGAGCTTTGGGCCGATGGCTGATGCGGACGGCGTGATTGAGCTAGGGGCAGGGGAGGCGAAGCGCCTGGACCTTGCGATCGGAGACGCGGTTGTGATCGAACCGATCGCCCCTGTTGGCCCAGCTCAAAACCTTGATTAG
- a CDS encoding bifunctional cobalt-precorrin-7 (C(5))-methyltransferase/cobalt-precorrin-6B (C(15))-methyltransferase has protein sequence MIDVIGTDAGAPGSLPPGAHRLVEQAHLVAAPKRLLPALQQWSACPAGQRCIASDNPIALSEALLALGSNQRAVVLASGDPLWFGIGRILIERLGRERLRFHPGPSSLQLAFARLGHPWQNAQWISLHGRDPAPLAQRLQQRPSALAVLTDPSRGGVDEVRQSLRCSGLESAYALWLCESLGHSSERVQRLHPSQATPSDLHPLHLVVLLAEDQAAPPADQLPLFGLEDGVFLQHADRPGLMTKREVRIQLLAELNLPERGVLWDLGAGTGSVGLEALRLRPQLQLLCIEQRSGGSALIAANAARLGVQPAAVLEGDAMEELSNLPADLASPDRVLIGGGGRKRRSLLERVIQCMAPKGEVVIPLATLEALAELRPVLEAAEYTLKVSQQQAWRGQPLADGTRLAPMNPVLILKGSAPRQD, from the coding sequence ATGATCGATGTGATCGGCACCGACGCCGGTGCTCCCGGCTCGCTCCCACCCGGAGCTCATCGCTTGGTGGAGCAGGCGCACCTGGTAGCAGCCCCCAAACGGCTGCTCCCTGCACTGCAGCAATGGTCTGCGTGCCCAGCAGGCCAGCGTTGCATCGCCAGTGACAATCCCATTGCTCTTAGCGAAGCGTTGCTTGCCCTTGGCAGCAATCAGCGGGCGGTGGTGCTGGCCAGCGGAGATCCGTTGTGGTTCGGCATAGGCCGGATTTTGATCGAGCGCCTCGGACGCGAACGTCTGCGCTTTCATCCAGGCCCCTCGTCCTTGCAACTGGCGTTTGCGCGCCTGGGGCATCCCTGGCAGAACGCACAGTGGATCAGCTTGCACGGCCGTGACCCGGCGCCCTTAGCGCAGCGCTTGCAGCAACGTCCCAGCGCCTTGGCCGTGCTCACCGATCCCAGTCGGGGTGGCGTGGACGAGGTCCGCCAAAGCTTGCGCTGCAGCGGCCTGGAATCGGCCTACGCCCTCTGGCTATGCGAATCGCTTGGCCACAGCAGTGAGCGCGTGCAACGACTCCACCCATCCCAAGCCACGCCTAGCGATTTGCACCCCCTGCATCTGGTGGTGTTGCTTGCGGAGGATCAAGCAGCGCCACCCGCCGATCAACTGCCACTGTTTGGCCTGGAGGATGGTGTGTTTCTGCAACACGCCGACCGACCTGGCTTGATGACCAAACGGGAGGTGAGGATCCAATTGCTCGCTGAGCTCAACCTTCCTGAGCGGGGGGTGCTCTGGGATCTGGGTGCTGGCACCGGCAGCGTTGGCCTCGAAGCGCTGCGGCTGCGGCCTCAATTGCAATTGCTTTGCATTGAGCAGCGCAGCGGTGGGTCCGCATTGATCGCGGCGAACGCCGCACGCCTCGGTGTTCAACCCGCTGCAGTGCTGGAGGGGGATGCCATGGAAGAACTCAGCAATCTCCCAGCAGACTTGGCCTCCCCCGACCGGGTGCTGATTGGTGGCGGTGGCCGCAAACGCCGATCCCTGCTGGAGAGGGTGATCCAGTGCATGGCCCCCAAGGGTGAAGTGGTGATCCCCCTGGCCACGCTCGAAGCCTTGGCGGAGCTGCGACCCGTGCTCGAAGCCGCCGAGTACACGCTGAAAGTGAGTCAGCAGCAAGCCTGGCGAGGCCAACCCCTGGCCGATGGCACCCGGCTTGCCCCCATGAATCCGGTGTTGATCCTCAAGGGAAGCGCTCCTCGGCAGGACTGA
- a CDS encoding DUF1254 domain-containing protein produces MLSGGLERVNGRTNHGGVIRTLKEKKELMAQGIGSISGRLVGFTSAMSLGLLSVAVLPAAKAQAVAPSNTCPEPAVVVHSDAVVPVTKANYAAAETQTVFAKYIANVAKATCSGGMGVLLNDSKAADPKDRTVIRINFDTLYSWLILDLNDPATITLPETGGRYQSAMVVDDQGYVFVYKNPGAYELTKENVGSRNALVGFRTGVNMNDPEDLAKARDLQKKLKVSQANRGEFVQPNRWNLEEMLALRAAYNQERNEQGVKSENLYGRKGVVSPEQNNMGVAVGIGGLPKEGAVYLFYTPSSDKPQMLTLKDVPYGSNAFWSLTVYDKDGFPVGDNYNVNSAFVTANAQGEAVLNFGGDSSQENYLGIYPGWNATLRIYNPTPAYFDGSWTRPELQVK; encoded by the coding sequence GTGCTCAGTGGAGGACTTGAGCGAGTGAACGGCCGGACAAACCATGGCGGCGTGATTAGGACGTTGAAAGAAAAGAAAGAGCTCATGGCACAAGGTATTGGTTCAATTTCAGGCCGCTTGGTTGGTTTCACGTCTGCAATGAGCCTTGGACTGCTTTCTGTTGCCGTTCTCCCTGCCGCGAAAGCACAAGCGGTCGCACCCTCGAACACCTGTCCTGAGCCCGCTGTTGTTGTTCACAGTGATGCGGTCGTTCCTGTCACGAAGGCAAACTATGCAGCGGCTGAAACACAGACCGTGTTTGCCAAGTACATCGCCAACGTTGCCAAGGCAACCTGCAGTGGCGGTATGGGCGTGCTGTTGAACGACAGCAAAGCAGCGGATCCAAAGGATCGAACGGTGATTCGCATCAATTTCGACACCTTGTATTCATGGTTGATTTTGGATCTCAATGATCCGGCCACAATCACACTTCCTGAAACAGGTGGTCGTTATCAAAGCGCCATGGTTGTGGATGATCAGGGATACGTCTTTGTTTATAAAAATCCTGGTGCTTATGAGTTAACCAAAGAGAATGTTGGTAGTCGCAATGCTTTGGTAGGGTTCCGCACCGGCGTGAATATGAATGATCCGGAAGACCTCGCCAAAGCTCGGGATTTGCAGAAGAAATTAAAGGTGAGCCAGGCGAATCGTGGAGAATTTGTGCAGCCGAATCGATGGAACCTCGAGGAGATGCTTGCCTTGCGCGCTGCTTACAATCAAGAGCGGAATGAGCAAGGTGTGAAGTCTGAAAATCTTTATGGCCGTAAGGGTGTTGTTTCTCCCGAGCAAAATAATATGGGCGTTGCTGTTGGGATTGGAGGATTACCAAAAGAAGGGGCTGTGTACCTCTTCTATACCCCGTCTTCGGATAAGCCTCAAATGCTTACTCTTAAAGATGTTCCCTATGGAAGCAATGCATTCTGGTCTTTAACTGTTTACGACAAAGATGGCTTCCCTGTTGGTGACAATTACAACGTCAACAGTGCCTTCGTAACAGCGAACGCTCAAGGCGAGGCGGTGCTGAATTTTGGTGGTGACTCCAGTCAGGAGAATTACCTTGGGATTTACCCAGGTTGGAACGCAACCTTGAGGATTTACAACCCCACGCCTGCTTATTTTGATGGTTCCTGGACGCGTCCGGAGCTACAGGTGAAGTGA
- a CDS encoding DUF1254 domain-containing protein codes for MAFRTLTRHGRTLVVASALGAGLLAGFHGKADGVHPHTQGKACPEAAIETTATVVTPVTKANYAVAETEVILEDYVRKIAKGTCGTGVGEFLHLSQAMDPADRTILRPNFDTLYSFAVLDLDSPATVVLPETDRYQILEVVDEEHWIPVVSDKPGRYELTKEAIGSRYVFAFVRTQVNMQDPADLQAAAAVQKQIGLEQANKGEFISNHRYDMQEILDLRADYNSRREPEGVTSENAFGKRGEISDELRNFGVAVGWGGLPKQGAVYPFPKIVDSIEPHTLVMKDVPNDPRAFWSVTVYDAKGFSTGEKYNINSAFAKANEKGEYVIHLGGDKNQDNYLDIYPGWNVAIRVYSPTESYFDGSWTPPQFQPVQ; via the coding sequence ATGGCGTTTCGCACGCTCACGCGTCATGGTCGAACCCTCGTGGTGGCTTCTGCTCTAGGAGCTGGCCTTTTGGCTGGCTTCCATGGCAAAGCCGATGGCGTGCATCCGCATACGCAGGGGAAAGCCTGTCCGGAAGCGGCGATTGAGACCACAGCCACTGTGGTCACACCGGTGACCAAGGCCAATTACGCCGTCGCTGAGACGGAGGTGATCCTGGAAGATTACGTTCGCAAGATCGCCAAGGGGACGTGTGGCACGGGTGTTGGAGAGTTTCTGCATCTCAGTCAGGCCATGGATCCAGCGGATCGGACAATCCTGAGGCCCAATTTCGATACGTTGTATTCGTTTGCCGTGCTGGATCTTGACAGCCCTGCAACGGTTGTCTTGCCTGAAACAGACCGCTACCAGATCCTTGAAGTGGTGGATGAGGAGCATTGGATTCCGGTTGTTAGCGATAAGCCCGGTCGTTACGAGTTGACGAAGGAGGCCATAGGTAGTCGCTATGTGTTCGCATTTGTGCGCACACAGGTGAACATGCAGGATCCTGCTGATTTGCAAGCTGCCGCTGCTGTTCAAAAACAAATTGGCTTGGAGCAGGCCAACAAAGGTGAATTTATCTCTAACCATCGTTATGACATGCAGGAGATTCTCGATCTGCGTGCCGATTACAACAGTCGCCGTGAACCCGAGGGTGTGACCTCGGAGAACGCATTCGGCAAAAGGGGAGAGATCAGCGATGAGCTGCGTAATTTCGGCGTTGCCGTGGGCTGGGGTGGATTGCCTAAGCAAGGAGCTGTGTATCCCTTCCCCAAGATTGTTGACTCCATCGAGCCTCATACTCTTGTGATGAAGGATGTGCCGAATGATCCTCGGGCTTTCTGGTCCGTCACGGTGTATGACGCCAAAGGTTTTTCAACCGGTGAGAAGTACAACATCAACAGTGCTTTTGCGAAGGCCAATGAAAAAGGTGAATATGTTATTCATCTAGGCGGAGATAAGAATCAGGATAATTATCTTGATATTTATCCTGGTTGGAATGTGGCCATTCGCGTTTACTCTCCAACAGAATCGTATTTCGATGGTAGTTGGACGCCACCTCAGTTTCAGCCCGTTCAATGA
- a CDS encoding DUF1254 domain-containing protein has translation MAGISSKLRRHTSALLLSSLAVAAVSASDRAVNAQQSQVSERYTTPIPEEIFTPDVVNTSAGTFRFFDGMPDEATVRTSFENLKFIRAYETFLTLMPAASIEMLRHGHAEVGVDDHTKVALMSPLNSNPLFLTGNTDTVYGSTFFNLQDTGPMVIEIPAGLGPGTINDAFFRFVADTGAPGPDKGKGGKYLILGPDDTEPSNVGDYFVFRSPTYSNWLILRAFLDSNGQPDQAVANYENGLRLYPYSQKDNPPQMSFLKIGEKVVNTVHANNFEFFNELNTVIQREPIAFLDPELRGLASSIGLEKGKPFSPSPEERRVLEDAIQVGVAYVRSDMGKPRNQDVYFYPGKQWFTPFGGGSHEWLVDGGKGGRNLDARNNFFWGYTVNTPAMVLKMVGVGSQYGVVATDSTGVYLDGSKTYKFTIDKNVPAKDFWSMVVYDPQTRSELQTGQLLPSKNSVRNQDIKTNADGSIDLYFGPKAPAGQEANWIETVPGKGWFAVFRLYGPLQPWFDKTWQLNDIQPLG, from the coding sequence ATGGCAGGCATTTCCAGCAAGCTGCGCAGGCACACATCTGCTTTGCTGCTTTCATCTTTAGCGGTGGCCGCAGTTAGCGCATCGGATCGTGCCGTGAATGCGCAACAGTCTCAGGTGAGTGAGCGCTACACCACTCCCATCCCTGAGGAGATTTTCACTCCAGACGTTGTTAACACAAGCGCTGGAACATTTCGGTTCTTCGATGGAATGCCTGATGAGGCAACGGTTCGGACAAGCTTCGAAAATCTAAAGTTCATCCGTGCTTATGAAACCTTCCTCACCTTGATGCCCGCAGCCAGCATTGAAATGCTGCGCCATGGTCATGCGGAAGTGGGCGTGGATGATCACACCAAGGTGGCCTTGATGTCTCCCTTGAATTCGAACCCTCTCTTCCTTACAGGGAATACGGATACCGTTTACGGCTCCACGTTTTTCAACCTTCAGGACACCGGTCCGATGGTGATCGAGATCCCTGCTGGGCTTGGTCCAGGCACGATTAACGATGCCTTTTTTCGCTTTGTGGCTGATACGGGAGCTCCGGGGCCTGACAAGGGGAAAGGTGGTAAATATTTGATCTTGGGACCCGATGACACTGAGCCAAGCAATGTTGGTGATTATTTTGTTTTCCGCTCTCCAACCTACTCAAATTGGTTGATCCTCAGGGCGTTCCTTGATTCCAATGGTCAGCCTGATCAAGCTGTCGCGAACTATGAAAATGGATTGCGACTTTATCCCTATTCGCAGAAAGATAATCCGCCTCAGATGAGCTTTTTGAAGATTGGCGAAAAAGTGGTTAACACGGTTCACGCCAATAATTTTGAGTTTTTTAATGAGCTCAATACGGTGATTCAGCGAGAGCCCATTGCTTTCTTGGACCCCGAACTGAGGGGATTGGCATCGTCGATTGGGCTCGAAAAAGGCAAACCCTTCTCTCCTTCTCCAGAGGAAAGAAGGGTCCTTGAGGATGCCATTCAGGTGGGTGTTGCTTATGTCCGTTCTGATATGGGTAAGCCTCGTAATCAGGATGTTTACTTCTATCCAGGCAAGCAATGGTTCACTCCGTTTGGAGGTGGAAGTCATGAATGGCTGGTTGATGGCGGGAAAGGCGGCCGTAACCTCGATGCCCGCAATAATTTCTTTTGGGGCTATACCGTTAATACTCCCGCCATGGTGTTGAAGATGGTGGGTGTGGGCTCCCAGTACGGAGTGGTTGCCACCGACTCGACTGGTGTGTATCTCGATGGGAGCAAAACATACAAATTTACCATTGATAAAAATGTTCCTGCCAAGGATTTTTGGTCGATGGTTGTGTATGACCCCCAGACGCGATCTGAATTGCAGACGGGTCAACTTTTACCAAGTAAAAATAGTGTTCGAAATCAAGATATAAAAACCAATGCTGACGGCAGTATTGATTTGTATTTTGGCCCCAAAGCACCTGCAGGACAAGAAGCCAATTGGATTGAAACCGTTCCTGGCAAGGGTTGGTTCGCTGTCTTCCGTCTCTATGGCCCCCTGCAGCCTTGGTTCGATAAGACCTGGCAGCTCAATGACATTCAGCCTCTTGGTTGA
- a CDS encoding DUF1254 domain-containing protein — protein MSLITRFPSAVLSALFLACSGSALHAADVAPKGYNTPIPVDVLTPDTVNTRIGTFNYFDGFPDDETMRKARRQVDLGRGVQTFLNFMPAASLEMLYVGHRDGYGLKPNRDIGIFDELMSAKSLWLTGNTDTVYASAFLDLSNGPVVVEVPPGTGPGTVNDAFFRFVVDMGGPGPDKGKGGKYLILGPGDQAPASTDGFFVARTPSIINWLILRGFLDDQGQPDTARESFKNGLKIYPYAMRANPQANAFKNLTDWTVNTIHANNFRFYEELNEVIQREPSEMFSPELLGMASAIGIQKGKPFAPDAELRALLTESVAIGNATARSILFSPQDPKAYIYPGKVGYWQTGFPGGSHEYLVDNGNGGRDMDGRTLFFYLATVNTPAMALELPGVGSQYAFTSRDGNGAYLDGANTYKLTVPANAPANRFWSFVVYDPQTRSMLQSKESPYPSKNNKRNQDMVSNADGSVDLYFGPKPPAGQEANWVKTVPGKGWFGIFRLYGPEQAWFDRTWTLGPIDKL, from the coding sequence ATGTCTTTAATCACTCGTTTTCCATCTGCTGTTCTTTCAGCTTTGTTCTTGGCGTGTAGCGGTTCTGCGCTGCATGCCGCTGATGTTGCGCCAAAGGGCTACAACACGCCTATTCCTGTTGACGTTCTGACGCCCGACACCGTAAATACGCGGATCGGCACTTTTAATTACTTTGATGGTTTCCCTGATGACGAGACGATGCGAAAGGCACGGCGTCAGGTGGATCTTGGCCGTGGTGTGCAGACGTTCCTCAATTTCATGCCCGCAGCTTCCCTGGAGATGCTGTATGTGGGCCATCGTGATGGCTATGGCCTGAAGCCGAATCGAGACATCGGCATCTTTGATGAGTTGATGAGTGCTAAGTCACTTTGGCTCACGGGAAACACCGACACGGTGTATGCGTCTGCTTTTCTCGATCTCAGCAATGGTCCGGTCGTTGTGGAGGTTCCACCTGGTACAGGTCCAGGCACGGTTAATGATGCGTTCTTCCGCTTTGTGGTGGATATGGGAGGCCCTGGTCCTGACAAGGGAAAGGGAGGGAAGTATCTGATTCTTGGGCCTGGTGATCAGGCGCCTGCCTCCACCGATGGCTTTTTCGTTGCCAGGACCCCGAGCATCATCAATTGGTTGATTCTTCGTGGTTTTCTTGATGATCAAGGCCAGCCTGATACGGCACGCGAAAGCTTTAAAAATGGCTTGAAGATTTATCCCTATGCCATGCGGGCTAATCCTCAAGCCAACGCTTTTAAAAATCTCACTGACTGGACAGTCAACACGATTCATGCCAACAATTTTAGATTCTATGAAGAACTCAATGAGGTGATTCAGCGCGAGCCCTCTGAGATGTTCTCTCCAGAGCTTCTAGGGATGGCGTCAGCGATTGGGATTCAAAAAGGAAAACCATTTGCTCCGGATGCGGAGCTCAGGGCACTCCTTACAGAATCAGTGGCGATTGGCAATGCCACGGCTCGTTCGATCCTATTTTCTCCACAAGATCCCAAGGCTTATATCTACCCAGGTAAGGTTGGTTATTGGCAAACAGGCTTTCCAGGAGGTAGCCACGAGTATCTCGTGGACAATGGAAATGGCGGGCGCGATATGGATGGCCGCACCCTGTTCTTCTATCTCGCCACGGTGAATACACCGGCGATGGCCCTCGAGCTTCCTGGTGTGGGGTCGCAATATGCGTTCACCTCTCGCGATGGCAATGGCGCCTATCTCGATGGAGCGAACACCTACAAACTCACGGTGCCGGCGAATGCTCCTGCGAATCGCTTTTGGTCGTTTGTGGTCTACGACCCGCAAACCCGTTCGATGTTGCAAAGCAAGGAATCTCCCTATCCGAGCAAAAACAACAAACGCAATCAGGACATGGTGAGCAACGCTGATGGCAGCGTTGACCTCTATTTCGGTCCAAAGCCTCCCGCAGGTCAGGAGGCGAATTGGGTGAAAACCGTTCCTGGTAAAGGTTGGTTTGGAATCTTTCGTTTGTATGGACCTGAGCAAGCTTGGTTCGACCGGACCTGGACGCTGGGTCCGATCGACAAGCTCTAA
- a CDS encoding NAD(P)/FAD-dependent oxidoreductase: protein MAAKTSYDVVIIGGGFAGVTAARDLQKRGLSTIVLEARDRLGGRTFYEERNGFHVELGGTWIHWTQPFVWAEKERYGLEVQETPGCVAERIAIKMDGTVQDLQEAQLGEFVEGFERFFAESKGVWERPYDIHHCWDAVCERDGMSVADRLHALDLTPLQRTSIGGFLEILSMNQPQNASYVEMMRTWSLTGWNYPLFNDTAARYKFTKGTGALVEAISRDGGFEVALNTPVRSVQHSSDGVRVTTESGEQLMAQRAVVTVPLNVLHSVEFEPPLSELKLEASKLKHVGGGCKVFFEVEGDPGAVMTLSRSTDSPLIGSFTYKRGEKHSVLAGFSLEPDALEKSVAEWQLVLEEFIPGIKLLSTFGHDWGGDDLSRGSWCTYRPGTVARFTDELPRQEGHLFFASGDHAQGWRGFIEGAIASGSRTAVQVAETLSA from the coding sequence ATGGCTGCCAAGACTTCATACGACGTTGTGATCATCGGCGGTGGATTTGCTGGTGTTACTGCGGCAAGAGATCTTCAGAAGAGAGGGCTGAGCACGATTGTGCTCGAGGCGCGAGATCGCTTAGGAGGTCGCACCTTTTATGAAGAGCGCAATGGTTTTCACGTTGAACTTGGCGGCACATGGATTCACTGGACCCAGCCGTTTGTCTGGGCAGAGAAAGAGCGTTATGGGCTTGAGGTTCAGGAAACACCAGGATGTGTTGCGGAGCGCATCGCGATCAAGATGGACGGAACGGTTCAGGACCTGCAGGAGGCCCAGCTGGGTGAATTCGTTGAAGGTTTTGAGCGTTTCTTTGCTGAATCAAAGGGGGTGTGGGAGCGCCCCTATGACATTCACCACTGCTGGGATGCCGTGTGTGAACGGGATGGGATGTCCGTTGCTGACCGTCTCCATGCTCTCGATCTAACGCCTTTGCAGCGCACCAGCATTGGCGGGTTTTTGGAGATTCTTTCCATGAATCAACCGCAGAATGCCTCCTATGTGGAGATGATGCGCACCTGGTCACTGACCGGTTGGAATTACCCGTTGTTTAACGACACGGCCGCCCGTTACAAGTTCACCAAGGGGACCGGTGCACTCGTGGAGGCGATCAGCCGCGATGGTGGTTTCGAGGTGGCACTCAACACGCCCGTTCGCTCCGTTCAACACAGCAGCGATGGTGTGCGCGTCACCACGGAGTCTGGAGAACAGCTGATGGCACAACGTGCGGTGGTGACCGTTCCTTTGAATGTGCTCCACAGCGTGGAGTTTGAACCGCCCCTTTCTGAGTTGAAGCTCGAGGCCTCGAAGCTTAAGCACGTCGGGGGTGGCTGCAAGGTGTTTTTTGAAGTTGAAGGCGACCCCGGTGCGGTGATGACCCTGTCCCGTTCTACGGACTCTCCCCTGATTGGAAGTTTCACCTACAAGCGTGGTGAGAAGCACTCCGTGCTTGCTGGCTTCAGCCTTGAACCAGATGCTCTGGAGAAGTCGGTCGCTGAGTGGCAGCTCGTTTTGGAGGAATTCATTCCGGGGATCAAGCTGCTCTCCACCTTTGGTCACGACTGGGGTGGTGACGATCTCTCCAGAGGCAGTTGGTGCACCTATCGCCCTGGGACGGTTGCTCGATTCACCGACGAACTACCACGCCAAGAAGGTCATCTTTTCTTTGCCTCTGGCGACCATGCCCAGGGTTGGCGTGGGTTCATCGAGGGAGCGATTGCCAGTGGCTCGCGCACAGCCGTTCAAGTGGCTGAGACTCTCAGCGCTTGA